One Epidermidibacterium keratini DNA segment encodes these proteins:
- a CDS encoding type IV toxin-antitoxin system AbiEi family antitoxin domain-containing protein: MDNRAVAELLDRQNGVISRAQAVACGAGEHDIRRLVRRNEWARVHTGVYVNHTGPLTWQQRAWAAVLYGEPAALSHASARRAADGPGRRSYDDGEPMQIAIDGARSIRPQAGIEIHRINGLSERALWHTSPPRVRPEEAVIDLAAIAARDIDAIGYLADAVRARITTPARLQAALARRTRVNRRRFLEQVIGDIAEGTCSALEHGYLVRVERRHGLPTARRQFRESAKGTLYRDAEYAEFGVIMELDGRMYHSSVRDRDLDLERDLAAFATGRVTARLGWGQVFDRGCRTAHTVGLALNNRGWRGEATSCRECPPALTA; the protein is encoded by the coding sequence GCGCGGGGGAGCACGACATTCGCCGGTTGGTACGGCGCAACGAGTGGGCCCGAGTGCACACCGGGGTCTACGTCAACCACACCGGACCGCTGACCTGGCAGCAACGGGCTTGGGCCGCCGTGCTCTACGGCGAGCCCGCAGCGTTGTCTCATGCGTCCGCCCGCCGAGCCGCCGATGGCCCAGGGCGCCGTTCCTATGACGACGGTGAGCCGATGCAGATTGCCATCGACGGCGCGCGCTCGATTCGACCTCAGGCGGGGATCGAGATCCACCGCATCAACGGGCTCTCGGAACGAGCGCTGTGGCACACCTCCCCACCGCGAGTACGCCCCGAGGAAGCGGTCATCGACCTAGCGGCGATCGCCGCGCGCGACATCGATGCGATCGGCTACCTTGCCGACGCCGTTCGAGCCAGAATCACCACCCCAGCGCGGCTGCAGGCTGCGCTTGCCCGGCGTACTCGGGTAAATCGGCGGCGATTCCTCGAGCAGGTGATCGGCGATATTGCCGAAGGCACCTGCTCGGCGCTCGAGCACGGCTATCTGGTCAGAGTGGAGCGTCGCCACGGGCTGCCGACCGCGCGGCGTCAGTTTCGCGAGTCGGCAAAGGGCACGCTCTACCGCGATGCGGAGTACGCCGAGTTTGGCGTGATCATGGAGCTCGACGGGCGGATGTATCACTCATCCGTGCGCGACCGTGACCTCGACCTCGAACGTGACCTGGCCGCGTTTGCGACCGGACGGGTGACGGCTCGGCTCGGCTGGGGCCAGGTCTTCGATCGAGGGTGCCGTACGGCGCACACCGTCGGTCTCGCTCTCAACAACCGCGGGTGGCGGGGAGAGGCAACATCGTGCCGCGAATGCCCTCCCGCGCTTACCGCGTAG
- a CDS encoding alpha/beta hydrolase fold domain-containing protein, whose protein sequence is MDPRLLATLAAYGLDTNGAPPPLPPDAPVEQIIAFADATENGFAGLFAAMFNGVPPVEGVTRETITTQGGDGNEITLFVHRPASADGPLPGVYHIHGGGMVLLAAANPEYVWWRDRMAATGLVVVGVEYRNGAGKLGPHPFPAGLRDCIAGLRYTLDHRDDLGISQVIVSGESGGGNLSLATSITANNEGWVDEISGVYAECPYISGAYADPPPELTSLHENDGYFLRCDLMALLVSAYDPGGENLRNPRAWPLNASTPDLAGFPPTVISVNELDPLRDEGLQFLRNLWAAGVPARGRVTPGTTHAGDILLGPVNAPELTDATAEDLRAFAYAVAHNPAR, encoded by the coding sequence CCAACGGCGCCCCGCCTCCGCTGCCACCGGACGCTCCGGTTGAGCAGATCATCGCCTTTGCCGACGCCACCGAGAACGGCTTCGCGGGGCTGTTTGCCGCGATGTTCAACGGCGTACCGCCGGTTGAGGGCGTGACCCGCGAGACGATCACGACCCAGGGCGGCGACGGCAACGAAATCACCCTCTTCGTGCACCGCCCAGCCAGCGCCGACGGTCCGCTGCCGGGCGTCTATCACATTCACGGCGGAGGGATGGTGCTGCTCGCGGCGGCGAATCCGGAGTACGTGTGGTGGCGCGACCGCATGGCGGCGACCGGCCTGGTCGTCGTCGGTGTCGAGTACCGCAACGGCGCCGGCAAGCTCGGCCCTCACCCGTTCCCGGCAGGGCTGCGCGACTGCATCGCCGGCCTGCGTTACACACTCGACCACCGTGACGACCTAGGCATCAGCCAGGTCATCGTGTCCGGCGAGTCCGGCGGAGGCAACCTCAGCTTGGCGACCTCCATCACCGCCAACAACGAAGGCTGGGTCGACGAGATCTCCGGTGTCTACGCCGAGTGCCCATATATCTCCGGCGCGTACGCCGATCCCCCGCCTGAGTTGACTTCGCTGCATGAGAACGACGGTTACTTCCTGCGGTGCGACCTGATGGCGCTGCTGGTGTCGGCATACGACCCGGGCGGGGAGAACCTCCGCAACCCGAGGGCGTGGCCCCTCAACGCGAGTACGCCGGATCTCGCCGGCTTTCCGCCCACCGTGATCTCGGTAAACGAGCTTGACCCGCTGCGCGATGAGGGCCTGCAGTTCCTGCGCAACCTGTGGGCGGCCGGCGTACCCGCGCGAGGACGCGTCACACCGGGAACGACCCATGCCGGCGACATCCTGCTCGGCCCGGTCAATGCCCCCGAGCTCACGGACGCGACCGCAGAAGACCTCCGCGCGTTCGCGTACGCCGTAGCGCACAATCCGGCTCGTTAG